The proteins below come from a single Roseiflexus sp. RS-1 genomic window:
- the hisC gene encoding histidinol-phosphate transaminase, whose translation MPASITGLLRPDIAALEPYTPIVPLETLAERLGLPVERIIKLDANENPYGPSPHALAALAAVERDAPHRYAIYPDPDHVRLRAALSRYIGQPPERIICGAGSDELIDLLMRATLRPGDTMIDCPPTFAMYSFDAALYGARVVPVPRTDQFDVDIEGVAEAVEREGAKLLFLAAPNNPTGTPLARSDVERLLDLPIILAIDEAYAEFAGTSVVDMVGACPNLVVLRTFSKWAGLAGLRIGYAAMHEDVAAYVWKIKQPYNVNVAAEVAAIASLDDLEERMATVARIVAERERLAAALAALPGFRVYPSAANFLLCRITGGAARARTICDGLAQRGILIRYFNRPGLDDCIRISVGRPEQNDALLHALRELV comes from the coding sequence ATGCCAGCATCGATCACCGGGTTACTGCGCCCCGACATTGCCGCGCTCGAGCCGTACACGCCAATTGTGCCGCTTGAGACCCTCGCCGAACGCCTGGGGTTGCCGGTCGAACGCATCATCAAACTCGATGCTAACGAGAATCCGTATGGTCCATCTCCGCACGCGCTCGCGGCGCTTGCCGCCGTCGAGCGTGACGCGCCGCATCGCTACGCCATCTACCCCGACCCGGATCACGTCCGTCTGCGGGCGGCGCTCAGCCGGTACATCGGTCAACCGCCAGAGCGGATCATCTGCGGCGCAGGATCCGATGAGTTGATCGACCTGCTCATGCGTGCGACGCTTCGCCCTGGAGACACGATGATCGATTGCCCGCCAACCTTTGCGATGTACAGTTTCGACGCTGCGTTGTACGGCGCGCGGGTGGTTCCGGTTCCGCGCACCGACCAGTTCGATGTCGATATCGAAGGGGTAGCGGAGGCGGTCGAGCGCGAGGGTGCGAAACTGCTCTTCCTGGCGGCGCCGAACAATCCGACCGGTACGCCGCTTGCGCGAAGTGATGTCGAGCGCCTGCTCGACCTGCCGATCATCCTGGCGATTGATGAAGCGTATGCCGAGTTTGCCGGAACGAGCGTTGTCGATATGGTTGGCGCCTGCCCGAACCTGGTCGTTCTGCGCACCTTCAGCAAATGGGCCGGGCTTGCGGGGCTGCGCATCGGCTACGCGGCGATGCATGAGGATGTGGCTGCATATGTATGGAAGATCAAACAACCGTACAATGTGAATGTCGCTGCCGAAGTTGCTGCGATCGCCTCGCTCGACGACCTGGAGGAGCGCATGGCGACCGTTGCGCGCATTGTCGCCGAACGCGAGCGTCTGGCGGCGGCGCTTGCGGCGCTGCCTGGCTTTCGCGTCTATCCCAGCGCCGCGAATTTTCTGCTCTGCCGGATAACGGGCGGCGCTGCGCGTGCGCGCACCATTTGCGACGGTCTGGCGCAGCGCGGTATTCTCATTCGCTACTTCAATCGCCCTGGTCTCGATGATTGTATTCGTATCAGCGTCGGGCGTCCTGAGCAGAACGATGCGCTGTTGCACGCTCTGAGGGAACTGGTGTAG